The proteins below are encoded in one region of Rhinolophus sinicus isolate RSC01 linkage group LG07, ASM3656204v1, whole genome shotgun sequence:
- the CLGN gene encoding calmegin isoform X3, with protein MYFQGYWLCLGLLFVSVNAEFMDDGVEVEELGENSEDIDTNEGELSSEIKYKTPQPVGEVYFTETFDSGKLAGWVLSKAKKDDTNVEISIYDGRWEIEELKENRAPGDRGLVLKSRAKHHAISTVLAKPFIFADRPLIVQYEVNFQDGIDCGGAYIKLLADTDDLNLENFHDKTSYTIMFGPDKCGEDYKLHFIIRHKHPKTGVYEEKHAKPPDVDLKPFFTDRKTHLYTLVMNPDDTFEVLVDQIVVNKGSLLEDVVPPINPLKEIEDPADEKPDDWDERAKIPDPSAIKPEDWDESEPAQIEDLSAVKPDGWLDTEPKFIPDPNAEKPDDWNEDMDGEWEAPRISNPACRIGCGEWKPPMINNPKYKGVWRPPMIDNPNYQGIWSPRKIPNPYYFEDDHPFLLTSFRALGLELWSMTSDIYFDNFIICSEKEVADRWAADGWGVKMIANANELGILKQLITTAEERPWLWLIYLVTAGLPIALIISFCWPRKVKKKYEDANYKETDICKPQTKGALEQEVKEEKAALEKPVDLVEKKQQSDGEILEKEEGEPQEKSEEEIEIIEGQEEGNKSNKSGSEDEMKEADESTGSGDGPVKSVRKRRVRKE; from the exons ATGTATTTCCAAGGCTATTGGCTATGTTTGGGTCTTCTATTCGTCTCAGTTAATGCAGAATTTATGGATGATGGTGTTGAGGTGGAAGAATTGGGTGAAAATTCAGAAGACATTGATACTAATGAAGGTGAACTCTCCTCAGAG ATTAAATATAAGACACCTCAACCTGTAGGAGAAGTATATTTTACAGAAACTTTTGATAGTGGAAAGTTGGCTGG GTGGGTCTtatcaaaagcaaagaaagatgATACAAACGTGGAGATTTCTATATATgatg gAAGATGGGAAAtagaagaattgaaagaaaaccGAGCACCTGGTGACAGAGGACTGGTATTGAAATCTAGAGCAAAGCATCATGCAATATCTACTGTGTTAGCAAAACCCTTCATTTTTGCTGACAGACCTTTGATAGTTCA ATATGAAGTAAATTTTCAAGATGGTATTGATTGTGGAGGTGCATACATTAAACTCCTAGCAGACACTGATGATTTGAATCTG GAAAACTTTCATGATAAAACATCCTATACCATTATGTTTGGACCAGATAAATGTGGAGAAGATTATAAGCTTCATTTCATCATCAGACATAAGCATCCCAAAACTGGAGTTTATGAAGAGAAACATGCCAAACCTCCAGATGTAGACCTTAAACCGTTCTTTACAGACAGGAAGACTCACCTTTATACCCTTG TGATGAATCCAGATGACACATTTGAAGTACTAGTTGATCAAATAGTTGTAAACAAAGGAAGCCTGTTAGAGGATGTGGTTCCTCCAATCAATCCcctcaaagaaattgaagatccCGCTGATGAGAAGCCTGATGACTGGGATGAGAGAGCAAAGATCCCTGACCCTTCTGCCATCAAACCAGAAGACTG GGATGAAAGTGAACCTGCCCAAATAGAAGATTTAAGTGCTGTTAAACCTGATGGCTGGCTTGATACTGAACCAAAATTTATTCCAGATCCTAATGCTGAGAAACCTGATGACTG GAATGAAGACATGGATGGAGAATGGGAGGCACCTCGTATTTCTAATCCAGCATGTCGGATAGGGTGTGGTGAGTGGAAGCCTCCCATGATAAATAACCCAAAATACAAGGGAGTGTGGAGACCTCCAATGATAGATAATCCTAATTACCAG gGAATTTGGAGTCCTCGAAAAATTCCTAatccatattattttgaagatgaTCATCCATTTCTTTTGACTTCTTTCCGTGCTCTTGGTTTAGAGCTATGGTCTATGACCTCTGATATCTACTTTGACAATTTTATTATCTGTTCGGAAAAGGAAGTAGCAGATCGCTGGGCTGCAGACGGTTGGGGAGTGAAAATGATAGCGAACGCTAATGAG CTTGGTATACTTAAGCAGTTAATAACAACTGCTGAAGAGCGCCCATGGCTTTGGCTCATTTATCTTGTGACAGCGGGGCTTCCAATagcattaattatttcattttgttggcCAAGAAAagtaaag AAAAAATATGAGGATGCAAATTATAAAGAAACGGACATATGCAAACCACAAACAAAGGGAGCACTAGAACaagaagtgaaagaagaaaaagcagccCTGGAGAAACCAGTGGACTTGGTAGAGAAAAAACAGCAAAGTGATGGTGAAATTCTTGAAAAAG AAGAAGGTGAACCTCAGGAAAAGAGtgaagaagaaattgaaatcatAGAAGGACAGGAAGAAGGTAATAAATCAAATAAGTCTGGATCAGAGGATGAG ATGAAGGAAGCAGATGAGAGCACAGGATCTGGAGATGGGCCAGTAAAGTCAGTACGCAAAAGACGAGTGCGGAAGGAGTAA
- the CLGN gene encoding calmegin isoform X4, whose amino-acid sequence MYFQGYWLCLGLLFVSVNAEFMDDGVEVEELGENSEDIDTNEGELSSEIKYKTPQPVGEVYFTETFDSGKLAGWVLSKAKKDDTNVEISIYDGRWEIEELKENRAPGDRGLVLKSRAKHHAISTVLAKPFIFADRPLIVQYEVNFQDGIDCGGAYIKLLADTDDLNLENFHDKTSYTIMFGPDKCGEDYKLHFIIRHKHPKTGVYEEKHAKPPDVDLKPFFTDRKTHLYTLVMNPDDTFEVLVDQIVVNKGSLLEDVVPPINPLKEIEDPADEKPDDWDERAKIPDPSAIKPEDWDESEPAQIEDLSAVKPDGWLDTEPKFIPDPNAEKPDDWNEDMDGEWEAPRISNPACRIGCGEWKPPMINNPKYKGVWRPPMIDNPNYQGIWSPRKIPNPYYFEDDHPFLLTSFRALGLELWSMTSDIYFDNFIICSEKEVADRWAADGWGVKMIANANELGILKQLITTAEERPWLWLIYLVTAGLPIALIISFCWPRKVKKKYEDANYKETDICKPQTKGALEQEVKEEKAALEKPVDLVEKKQQSDGEILEKEGEPQEKSEEEIEIIEGQEEGNKSNKSGSEDEMKEADESTGSGDGPVKSVRKRRVRKE is encoded by the exons ATGTATTTCCAAGGCTATTGGCTATGTTTGGGTCTTCTATTCGTCTCAGTTAATGCAGAATTTATGGATGATGGTGTTGAGGTGGAAGAATTGGGTGAAAATTCAGAAGACATTGATACTAATGAAGGTGAACTCTCCTCAGAG ATTAAATATAAGACACCTCAACCTGTAGGAGAAGTATATTTTACAGAAACTTTTGATAGTGGAAAGTTGGCTGG GTGGGTCTtatcaaaagcaaagaaagatgATACAAACGTGGAGATTTCTATATATgatg gAAGATGGGAAAtagaagaattgaaagaaaaccGAGCACCTGGTGACAGAGGACTGGTATTGAAATCTAGAGCAAAGCATCATGCAATATCTACTGTGTTAGCAAAACCCTTCATTTTTGCTGACAGACCTTTGATAGTTCA ATATGAAGTAAATTTTCAAGATGGTATTGATTGTGGAGGTGCATACATTAAACTCCTAGCAGACACTGATGATTTGAATCTG GAAAACTTTCATGATAAAACATCCTATACCATTATGTTTGGACCAGATAAATGTGGAGAAGATTATAAGCTTCATTTCATCATCAGACATAAGCATCCCAAAACTGGAGTTTATGAAGAGAAACATGCCAAACCTCCAGATGTAGACCTTAAACCGTTCTTTACAGACAGGAAGACTCACCTTTATACCCTTG TGATGAATCCAGATGACACATTTGAAGTACTAGTTGATCAAATAGTTGTAAACAAAGGAAGCCTGTTAGAGGATGTGGTTCCTCCAATCAATCCcctcaaagaaattgaagatccCGCTGATGAGAAGCCTGATGACTGGGATGAGAGAGCAAAGATCCCTGACCCTTCTGCCATCAAACCAGAAGACTG GGATGAAAGTGAACCTGCCCAAATAGAAGATTTAAGTGCTGTTAAACCTGATGGCTGGCTTGATACTGAACCAAAATTTATTCCAGATCCTAATGCTGAGAAACCTGATGACTG GAATGAAGACATGGATGGAGAATGGGAGGCACCTCGTATTTCTAATCCAGCATGTCGGATAGGGTGTGGTGAGTGGAAGCCTCCCATGATAAATAACCCAAAATACAAGGGAGTGTGGAGACCTCCAATGATAGATAATCCTAATTACCAG gGAATTTGGAGTCCTCGAAAAATTCCTAatccatattattttgaagatgaTCATCCATTTCTTTTGACTTCTTTCCGTGCTCTTGGTTTAGAGCTATGGTCTATGACCTCTGATATCTACTTTGACAATTTTATTATCTGTTCGGAAAAGGAAGTAGCAGATCGCTGGGCTGCAGACGGTTGGGGAGTGAAAATGATAGCGAACGCTAATGAG CTTGGTATACTTAAGCAGTTAATAACAACTGCTGAAGAGCGCCCATGGCTTTGGCTCATTTATCTTGTGACAGCGGGGCTTCCAATagcattaattatttcattttgttggcCAAGAAAagtaaag AAAAAATATGAGGATGCAAATTATAAAGAAACGGACATATGCAAACCACAAACAAAGGGAGCACTAGAACaagaagtgaaagaagaaaaagcagccCTGGAGAAACCAGTGGACTTGGTAGAGAAAAAACAGCAAAGTGATGGTGAAATTCTTGAAAAAG AAGGTGAACCTCAGGAAAAGAGtgaagaagaaattgaaatcatAGAAGGACAGGAAGAAGGTAATAAATCAAATAAGTCTGGATCAGAGGATGAG ATGAAGGAAGCAGATGAGAGCACAGGATCTGGAGATGGGCCAGTAAAGTCAGTACGCAAAAGACGAGTGCGGAAGGAGTAA
- the CLGN gene encoding calmegin isoform X1, producing the protein MYFQGYWLCLGLLFVSVNAEFMDDGVEVEELGENSEDIDTNEGELSSEIKYKTPQPVGEVYFTETFDSGKLAGWVLSKAKKDDTNVEISIYDGRWEIEELKENRAPGDRGLVLKSRAKHHAISTVLAKPFIFADRPLIVQYEVNFQDGIDCGGAYIKLLADTDDLNLENFHDKTSYTIMFGPDKCGEDYKLHFIIRHKHPKTGVYEEKHAKPPDVDLKPFFTDRKTHLYTLVMNPDDTFEVLVDQIVVNKGSLLEDVVPPINPLKEIEDPADEKPDDWDERAKIPDPSAIKPEDWDESEPAQIEDLSAVKPDGWLDTEPKFIPDPNAEKPDDWNEDMDGEWEAPRISNPACRIGCGEWKPPMINNPKYKGVWRPPMIDNPNYQGIWSPRKIPNPYYFEDDHPFLLTSFRALGLELWSMTSDIYFDNFIICSEKEVADRWAADGWGVKMIANANELGILKQLITTAEERPWLWLIYLVTAGLPIALIISFCWPRKVKKKYEDANYKETDICKPQTKGALEQEVKEEKAALEKPVDLVEKKQQSDGEILEKEEGEPQEKSEEEIEIIEGQEEGNKSNKSGSEDEPLKSCTFLLQSHHSHYYDNVIKKYSECLN; encoded by the exons ATGTATTTCCAAGGCTATTGGCTATGTTTGGGTCTTCTATTCGTCTCAGTTAATGCAGAATTTATGGATGATGGTGTTGAGGTGGAAGAATTGGGTGAAAATTCAGAAGACATTGATACTAATGAAGGTGAACTCTCCTCAGAG ATTAAATATAAGACACCTCAACCTGTAGGAGAAGTATATTTTACAGAAACTTTTGATAGTGGAAAGTTGGCTGG GTGGGTCTtatcaaaagcaaagaaagatgATACAAACGTGGAGATTTCTATATATgatg gAAGATGGGAAAtagaagaattgaaagaaaaccGAGCACCTGGTGACAGAGGACTGGTATTGAAATCTAGAGCAAAGCATCATGCAATATCTACTGTGTTAGCAAAACCCTTCATTTTTGCTGACAGACCTTTGATAGTTCA ATATGAAGTAAATTTTCAAGATGGTATTGATTGTGGAGGTGCATACATTAAACTCCTAGCAGACACTGATGATTTGAATCTG GAAAACTTTCATGATAAAACATCCTATACCATTATGTTTGGACCAGATAAATGTGGAGAAGATTATAAGCTTCATTTCATCATCAGACATAAGCATCCCAAAACTGGAGTTTATGAAGAGAAACATGCCAAACCTCCAGATGTAGACCTTAAACCGTTCTTTACAGACAGGAAGACTCACCTTTATACCCTTG TGATGAATCCAGATGACACATTTGAAGTACTAGTTGATCAAATAGTTGTAAACAAAGGAAGCCTGTTAGAGGATGTGGTTCCTCCAATCAATCCcctcaaagaaattgaagatccCGCTGATGAGAAGCCTGATGACTGGGATGAGAGAGCAAAGATCCCTGACCCTTCTGCCATCAAACCAGAAGACTG GGATGAAAGTGAACCTGCCCAAATAGAAGATTTAAGTGCTGTTAAACCTGATGGCTGGCTTGATACTGAACCAAAATTTATTCCAGATCCTAATGCTGAGAAACCTGATGACTG GAATGAAGACATGGATGGAGAATGGGAGGCACCTCGTATTTCTAATCCAGCATGTCGGATAGGGTGTGGTGAGTGGAAGCCTCCCATGATAAATAACCCAAAATACAAGGGAGTGTGGAGACCTCCAATGATAGATAATCCTAATTACCAG gGAATTTGGAGTCCTCGAAAAATTCCTAatccatattattttgaagatgaTCATCCATTTCTTTTGACTTCTTTCCGTGCTCTTGGTTTAGAGCTATGGTCTATGACCTCTGATATCTACTTTGACAATTTTATTATCTGTTCGGAAAAGGAAGTAGCAGATCGCTGGGCTGCAGACGGTTGGGGAGTGAAAATGATAGCGAACGCTAATGAG CTTGGTATACTTAAGCAGTTAATAACAACTGCTGAAGAGCGCCCATGGCTTTGGCTCATTTATCTTGTGACAGCGGGGCTTCCAATagcattaattatttcattttgttggcCAAGAAAagtaaag AAAAAATATGAGGATGCAAATTATAAAGAAACGGACATATGCAAACCACAAACAAAGGGAGCACTAGAACaagaagtgaaagaagaaaaagcagccCTGGAGAAACCAGTGGACTTGGTAGAGAAAAAACAGCAAAGTGATGGTGAAATTCTTGAAAAAG AAGAAGGTGAACCTCAGGAAAAGAGtgaagaagaaattgaaatcatAGAAGGACAGGAAGAAGGTAATAAATCAAATAAGTCTGGATCAGAGGATGAG CCTTTGAAGAGCTGCACATTCTTACTCCAGAGTCACCATTCTCATTACTACGataatgtgataaaaaaatacagtgaatgtttaaattaa
- the CLGN gene encoding calmegin isoform X2: protein MYFQGYWLCLGLLFVSVNAEFMDDGVEVEELGENSEDIDTNEGELSSEIKYKTPQPVGEVYFTETFDSGKLAGWVLSKAKKDDTNVEISIYDGRWEIEELKENRAPGDRGLVLKSRAKHHAISTVLAKPFIFADRPLIVQYEVNFQDGIDCGGAYIKLLADTDDLNLENFHDKTSYTIMFGPDKCGEDYKLHFIIRHKHPKTGVYEEKHAKPPDVDLKPFFTDRKTHLYTLVMNPDDTFEVLVDQIVVNKGSLLEDVVPPINPLKEIEDPADEKPDDWDERAKIPDPSAIKPEDWDESEPAQIEDLSAVKPDGWLDTEPKFIPDPNAEKPDDWNEDMDGEWEAPRISNPACRIGCGEWKPPMINNPKYKGVWRPPMIDNPNYQGIWSPRKIPNPYYFEDDHPFLLTSFRALGLELWSMTSDIYFDNFIICSEKEVADRWAADGWGVKMIANANELGILKQLITTAEERPWLWLIYLVTAGLPIALIISFCWPRKVKKKYEDANYKETDICKPQTKGALEQEVKEEKAALEKPVDLVEKKQQSDGEILEKEGEPQEKSEEEIEIIEGQEEGNKSNKSGSEDEPLKSCTFLLQSHHSHYYDNVIKKYSECLN, encoded by the exons ATGTATTTCCAAGGCTATTGGCTATGTTTGGGTCTTCTATTCGTCTCAGTTAATGCAGAATTTATGGATGATGGTGTTGAGGTGGAAGAATTGGGTGAAAATTCAGAAGACATTGATACTAATGAAGGTGAACTCTCCTCAGAG ATTAAATATAAGACACCTCAACCTGTAGGAGAAGTATATTTTACAGAAACTTTTGATAGTGGAAAGTTGGCTGG GTGGGTCTtatcaaaagcaaagaaagatgATACAAACGTGGAGATTTCTATATATgatg gAAGATGGGAAAtagaagaattgaaagaaaaccGAGCACCTGGTGACAGAGGACTGGTATTGAAATCTAGAGCAAAGCATCATGCAATATCTACTGTGTTAGCAAAACCCTTCATTTTTGCTGACAGACCTTTGATAGTTCA ATATGAAGTAAATTTTCAAGATGGTATTGATTGTGGAGGTGCATACATTAAACTCCTAGCAGACACTGATGATTTGAATCTG GAAAACTTTCATGATAAAACATCCTATACCATTATGTTTGGACCAGATAAATGTGGAGAAGATTATAAGCTTCATTTCATCATCAGACATAAGCATCCCAAAACTGGAGTTTATGAAGAGAAACATGCCAAACCTCCAGATGTAGACCTTAAACCGTTCTTTACAGACAGGAAGACTCACCTTTATACCCTTG TGATGAATCCAGATGACACATTTGAAGTACTAGTTGATCAAATAGTTGTAAACAAAGGAAGCCTGTTAGAGGATGTGGTTCCTCCAATCAATCCcctcaaagaaattgaagatccCGCTGATGAGAAGCCTGATGACTGGGATGAGAGAGCAAAGATCCCTGACCCTTCTGCCATCAAACCAGAAGACTG GGATGAAAGTGAACCTGCCCAAATAGAAGATTTAAGTGCTGTTAAACCTGATGGCTGGCTTGATACTGAACCAAAATTTATTCCAGATCCTAATGCTGAGAAACCTGATGACTG GAATGAAGACATGGATGGAGAATGGGAGGCACCTCGTATTTCTAATCCAGCATGTCGGATAGGGTGTGGTGAGTGGAAGCCTCCCATGATAAATAACCCAAAATACAAGGGAGTGTGGAGACCTCCAATGATAGATAATCCTAATTACCAG gGAATTTGGAGTCCTCGAAAAATTCCTAatccatattattttgaagatgaTCATCCATTTCTTTTGACTTCTTTCCGTGCTCTTGGTTTAGAGCTATGGTCTATGACCTCTGATATCTACTTTGACAATTTTATTATCTGTTCGGAAAAGGAAGTAGCAGATCGCTGGGCTGCAGACGGTTGGGGAGTGAAAATGATAGCGAACGCTAATGAG CTTGGTATACTTAAGCAGTTAATAACAACTGCTGAAGAGCGCCCATGGCTTTGGCTCATTTATCTTGTGACAGCGGGGCTTCCAATagcattaattatttcattttgttggcCAAGAAAagtaaag AAAAAATATGAGGATGCAAATTATAAAGAAACGGACATATGCAAACCACAAACAAAGGGAGCACTAGAACaagaagtgaaagaagaaaaagcagccCTGGAGAAACCAGTGGACTTGGTAGAGAAAAAACAGCAAAGTGATGGTGAAATTCTTGAAAAAG AAGGTGAACCTCAGGAAAAGAGtgaagaagaaattgaaatcatAGAAGGACAGGAAGAAGGTAATAAATCAAATAAGTCTGGATCAGAGGATGAG CCTTTGAAGAGCTGCACATTCTTACTCCAGAGTCACCATTCTCATTACTACGataatgtgataaaaaaatacagtgaatgtttaaattaa